The following are encoded together in the Primulina tabacum isolate GXHZ01 chromosome 18, ASM2559414v2, whole genome shotgun sequence genome:
- the LOC142532154 gene encoding uncharacterized protein LOC142532154, protein MFRLPAITSVNGRTSKKLKNLKFMFICRAKLQSLLKPLSRIVFLRLYTPSSLPKSLMNQITLAFHQENLQLIDPQNLAQVQPCHVGIILHSLVTKPSSAVMFFQWCEVVLGFNHTLDSYVNFLCLLLSRRNFDEGRWVFAKMIEKFHVSDFDVVLEDALFMIYGLNKSTMYSFIVDTYCGLGLIDRSIERFYMMCEKGIVLSNYAFLKFLNSLVDLGRVPVILDVIGKFQNRLMRWQMQDFDFYSFVMNGFLKKGEIAMGLQFHSKMKERGFHVDIVSCNKILNRLCKVNGMNYAHKLFLLILEVGPVPSVVTFSTLIKACCEEGNMGDAFELYNLMTEKGIDPDLVVYSILIDGLFKDGKLEEGHRLLSVALNRGIKLDTVLFGSIIDAYVQNGDIFKGVEIYKKMLMEGSTPSVVIYGILVNGFCQSGQLLLASSILGQLMKHGIKPSIVIYSCLIDGFFRAGNWKDGIFMFKDMEKNGFIPDAIVYNIIMNCLCKWGRMDDGLLFFYRAVNNEIAPNIYMFNSLIDGWCQVKQMNNAIKVYMQIGSYGIKPDLVTHTVLLKGMLERSRSIEALSFFFQLLKIGPPPDVVTFCALINGLCKLKNLTAGLRIFIIMVMNGVNPDVAIFNALIDSFFMECQMRYAVALFRQILVHGPEPDVVTYNTLICGYCSMKMLHKAVQLYEILKSKPGKVNVITYTILIDAYCKEGKIDDARSLFSVMLETGPIPNVVTHSCLIDAYFKSCNTENAFELYEDMLQKGLSPTIVCYSILIDGLCKSGSMEEASVVFYSALSRGLMPDTIAYGIMIHGYCKAGRLENALSLYNRMLEDGVARDWIMQRVLVKYKLLNSNREDQSTQLHVVEDRSF, encoded by the coding sequence ATGTTCAGACTTCCTGCAATAACCTCAGTAAATGGCCGAACCTCCAAGAAGCTCAAAAACCTCAAGTTCATGTTCATTTGCCGTGCAAAGCTACAATCTTTGCTCAAACCCCTTTCAAGGATTGTGTTCTTGCGCCTATACACACCCTCCTCGCTTCCCAAATCGTTGATGAACCAAATTACCCTAGCATTCCACCAAGAAAATCTTCAACTGATTGACCCTCAAAATCTTGCTCAGGTACAACCTTGCCACGTGGGAATCATCCTGCATAGTCTTGTGACGAAACCCAGCTCGGCGGTGATGTTTTTTCAGTGGTGTGAAGTAGTTCTTGGCTTTAATCACACGCTTGATTCGTACGTTAACTTCTTGTGTTTGCTGTTGAGTAGGCGTAATTTTGATGAGGGGAGGTGGGTTTTCGCTAAAATGatagaaaagtttcacgtttctgattttgatgtgGTGCTCGAGGATGCGTTGTTTATGATATATGGCTTGAATAAGAGTACTATGTACAGTTTTATCGTGGATACTTATTGTGGTCTTGGGTTGATTGATCGTTCTATCGAGCGATTTTACATGATGTGTGAAAAAGGAATTGTGTTGTCGAATTATGCCTTTTTGAAATTTCTAAATAGTTTGGTTGATTTGGGGCGTGTTCCAGTTATTCTTGATGTGATTGGTAAGTTTCAAAATAGGTTGATGAGATGGCAGATGCAAGATTTTGATTTTTACAGTTTTGTGATGAATGGTTTCTTGAAAAAGGGTGAGATAGCGATGGGGCTGCAGTTTCATAGTAAGATGAAAGAGAGAGGGTTTCATGTTGATATTGTTTCGTGTAACAAGATTTTGAACCGCCTATGTAAAGTTAATGGTATGAACTATGCTCACAAATTGTTTTTGCTGATATTAGAAGTAGGCCCTGTACCGAGTGTGGTGACTTTTAGCACTTTGATCAAGGCGTGTTGTGAGGAGGGGAACATGGGGGATGCTTTTGAGCTTTATAATTTGATGACGGAGAAAGGGATAGACCCTGACCTTGTCGTGTATAGTATCCTTATTGATGGTTTGTTCAAAGATGGCAAATTGGAGGAGGGTCACCGCCTTCTTTCAGTTGCTCTGAATAGAGGGATTAAGTTAGACACGGTGCTTTTCGGGTCCATTATTGATGCTTATGTACAAAATGGAGATATATTTAAGGGAGTCGAAATATATAAGAAAATGTTGATGGAAGGGAGCACGCCGAGCGTAGTCATCTATGGCATCCTTGTAAATGGTTTTTGCCAAAGTGGTCAACTTCTTCTGGCTTCTAGCATTTTGGGTCAGCTTATGAAACATGGTATTAAACCCTCGATTGTAATTTATAGTTGTCTTATTGATGGATTTTTCCGGGCGGGTAATTGGAAAGATGGGATTTTTATGTTCAAAGATATGGAAAAGAATGGATTTATTCCTGATGCAATAGTTTACAACATCATTATGAATTGTCTCTGCAAATGGGGCCGAATGGATGATGGACTTTTGTTCTTCTACCGAGCTGTGAATAATGAAATAGCAccaaacatatatatgtttaacTCCTTAATTGATGGTTGGTGTCAAGTAAAACAGATGAATAATGCGATAAAAGTGTACATGCAAATAGGCTCTTATGGTATAAAACCAGATTTAGTGACTCATACAGTGCTTCTCAAAGGTATGCTTGAGAGATCAAGATCGATTGAGGCTTTAAGTTTTTTCTTTCAGTTATTGAAGATAGGTCCTCCCCCGGACGTTGTAACATTTTGTGCTCTCATCAATGGACTATGCAAACTCAAGAATCTGACCGCTGGATTGCGGATTTTCATTATCATGGTGATGAACGGTGTAAATCCTGACGTAGCCATCTTTAACGCTCTTATTGATTCATTTTTCATGGAATGTCAGATGAGATATGCTGTGGCCTTATTCAGACAGATATTAGTGCATGGACCAGAACCTGACGTTGTGACGTATAACACATTAATCTGTGGTTACTGCTCTATGAAAATGTTACACAAGGCAGTTCAGCTATATGAAATACTGAAATCTAAGCCTGGCAAAGTAAATGTAATCACATATACTATACTGATCGATGCATATTGTAAAGAAGGTAAAATAGATGATGCCAGGTCATTATTTTCTGTGATGCTGGAAACAGGTCCTATACCGAATGTTGTTACACACAGTTGTTTGATTGATGCATACTTTAAATCATGTAATACGGAAAATGCTTTCGAGCTTTACGAAGACATGCTTCAGAAGGGTTTGTCTCCAACTATTGTCTGTTACAGTATCTTGATCGATGGTCTTTGCAAAAGTGGGTCAATGGAGGAAGCATCAGTTGTGTTCTATTCTGCTCTAAGCAGGGGATTAATGCCCGACACAATAGCCTATGggattatgattcatggttactgtAAGGCCGGTAGGCTTGAGAACGCTTTATCTTTATACAACCGGATGCTGGAAGATGGTGTTGCTCGGGACTGGATCATGCAACGTGTCCTTGTTAAGTATAAGCTGCTAAATTCTAACAGAGAGGATCAAAGTACCCAGTTGCATGTGGTGGAGGATAGGTCTTTCTAA
- the LOC142532653 gene encoding putative methyltransferase PMT21: MWANRAVKMITYSDTMKNKDGKPTAHPHKTCRTVPMAIMLVALCALSFYLGMLFCSQKDIYLSQAVDKAGGTSKETKTDPLQIKAVTFPECPSDFQDYTPCTDPKRWNKYSRHRFSFLERHCPPLFERKECLVAPPDGYKSPIRWPKSRDECWYRNVPYDWINRQKSNQHWLKKEGEKFLFPGGGTMFPNGVGPYVDLMQDLIPGINDGTIRTAIDTGCGVASWGGYLLDRGVLALSLAPRDNHEAQVQFALERGIPAILGIISTQRLPFPSNSFDMAHCSRCLIPWTEFGGIYLLEIHRVLRPGGFWVLSGPPVNYENHWRGWNTTIEEQKSNYEKLQELLSSMCFKLYKKKDDIAVWQKSSDNSCYKKLEAPDSYPPKCDDGTEPDSAWYTSIRPCVVVPNPKHKKVALKSLPKWPQRLHTAPERVSDVRGGSDGAFNHDDSKWKSRVKHYKKLLPAIGTDKIRNIMDMNTMYGGLAAALNDAPSWVMNVVSSYALNTLATVYDRGLIGTYHDWCEAFSTYPRTYDLLHLDGLFTSESHRCEMKYVMLEMDRILRPNGYAIIRESSYFVDAVATIAKGVRWSCRKEDTEYGVEKEKLLICQKKLWYSKTSS; this comes from the exons ATGTGGGCGAACAGAGCAGTAAAAATG ATCACATATTCTGATACTATGAAGAACAAAGATGGAAAACCAACTGCCCATCCTCATAAAACATGCAGGACGGTTCCCATGGCGATAATGCTTGTTGCGCTATGCGCGCTTTCATTCTACCTGGGCATGCTCTTTTGTTCACAAAAGGACATTTATTTAAGTCAGGCAGTTGATAAAGCAGGGGGAACTTCAAAGGAAACGAAAACAGACCCTCTTCAGATCAAAGCTGTAACTTTTCCTGAATGCCCTTCAGATTTTCAAGATTACACGCCATGCACAGATCCAAAG AGGTGGAATAAGTACAGTCGTCACAGGTTTTCTTTTCTCGAGCGCCATTGCCCTCCATTGTTTGAAAGGAAAGAATGCTTGGTTGCCCCACCTGATGGTTACAAGTCACCTATCAGATGGCCAAAGAGCAGAGATGAATGCTGGTACAG GAATGTTCCGTACGACTGGATTAACAGACAGAAATCGAATCAGCATTGGCTGAAGAAAGAAGGGGAAAAGTTCCTCTTTCCTGGTGGCGGCACAATGTTCCCTAACGGTGTCGGTCCTTATGTTGATTTGATGCAAGATCTGATTCCAGGAATAAATGATGGGACAATTCGTACGGCTATTGATACAGGGTGTGGG GTTGCAAGTTGGGGAGGTTATTTGCTCGATCGTGGGGTTCTAGCATTATCTCTCGCCCCCAGAGATAATCATGAAGCTCAAGTCCAGTTTGCTTTGGAACGTGGGATACCAGCAATCTTAGGCATCATTTCGACACAACGGTTACCGTTCCCGTCAAACTCTTTTGACATGGCACATTGCTCAAGATGCCTTATTCCATGGACTGAATTCG GTGGAATTTACCTTCTAGAGATACACCGTGTTCTCCGGCCTGGTGGCTTTTGGGTACTTTCTGGGCCCCCTGTAAACTACGAGAATCATTGGAGAGGATGGAATACAACTATTGAAGAGCAGAAATCGAATTATGAAAAGTTGCAGGAATTACTATCCTCAATGTGTTTCAAATTATACAAGAAGAAAGATGATATTGCCGTTTGGCAGAAATCATCCGACAATAGCTGCTACAAAAAGCTTGAGGCACCCGACAGTTATCCTCCGAAGTGTGATGATGGTACTGAACCAGATTCAGCATGGTACACTTCAATTCGACCTTGTGTTGTTGTTCCTAACCCAAAGCACAAGAAAGTAGCATTAAAATCCCTTCCCAAGTGGCCCCAACGATTGCATACGGCTCCTGAGCGTGTTTCTGATGTTCGAGGTGGCAGTGACGGTGCTTTCAATCACGATGATAGTAAATGGAAGTCACGAGTAAAACACTACAAGAAGTTGCTCCCTGCAATTGGAACTGACAAGATACGAAACATCATGGATATGAACACGATGTATGGAGGTCTTGCTGCTGCCCTGAATGACGCTCCTTCGTGGGTTATGAATGTCGTCTCATCCTATGCCCTGAATACACTAGCTACGGTGTATGATAGGGGCCTCATAGGAACCTATCACGACTG GTGCGAGGCTTTTTCAACATATCCTCGAACGTATGATCTCCTTCACTTGGACGGCCTTTTCACTTCTGAAAGTCACAG ATGTGAAATGAAGTACGTTATGTTAGAGATGGATCGCATACTCCGGCCAAACGGGTATGCAATCATCCGGGAGTCCAGCTATTTCGTGGATGCTGTCGCTACGATAGCTAAAGGAGTGAGATGGAGTTGTCGTAAAGAAGACACGGAATATGGTGTCGAAAAGGAAAAGCTCTTGATTTGCCAGAAGAAGCTATGGTACTCGAAGACGAGTTCATAA
- the LOC142532774 gene encoding uncharacterized protein LOC142532774 isoform X2 yields MVDMSSKSTSLKDYLKKYTSNDDAEKKKKKKIKKGKPVSEGVLIVDEDPTWQRPVKLNEEEDSTDEDKPQVDEDIEVKHMKRLEQLRSKRPFGAISEDGSGWVSVSQNSKNLEIENQNSDIYPPPKRRPRNDTPSPKPNREPVSVSDVDLSPPRQPRKHLHSASSPPRRAPRGSGYRDDSHASSATDLSPPRKVDNGKTDFMHISTSKSIFKTGDDAVNLASSVSDLSPPRKRRKESPLLIDRAKTGLVSGVDIKEEIDRKKKEDLLRFKEMDPSVSGRNAEAVYRNKSTGERMSKEEFLKSQKDKMKKEEKPKFRGISYSWIIKNSAPVLLLNSFLLNSFIPLPVF; encoded by the exons ATGGTTGATATGTCTTCAAAGTCGACGTCACTTAAAGACTACCTTAAGAAATACACAAGTAACGATGATgcagaaaagaaaaagaagaagaagataaaaAAGGGTAAACCTGTTTCTGAAGGTGTTCTTATTGTGGATGAAGATCCCACCTGGCAAAGGCCAGTGAAACTCAATGAAGAAGAAGATTCAACAG ATGAAGATAAGCCCCAGGTTGATGAAGATATTGAAGTTAAGCATATGAAACGACTAGAGCAACTTAGATCCAAGCGTCCTTTTGGGGCCATTTCTGAGGATGGAAGTGGTTGGGTGTCTGTATCTCAGAATTCGAAAAATTTGGAGATAGAAAACCAGAATTCTGATATTTATCCTCCTCCCAAAAGAAGGCCTCGAAATGACACTCCATCACCTAAACCTAATCGAGAGCCTGTCAGTGTGTCAGATGTCGATTTATCTCCACCTCGGCAGCCGCGCAAGCATTTACATAGTGCTTCTTCTCCTCCTCGTCGTGCTCCTCGTGGCTCTGGATATCGAGATGACTCCCATGCTTCTTCAGCGACAGATCTTTCGCCTCCAAGAAAGGTTGATAATGGCAAAACAGATTTCATGCATATCTCTACTAGTAAGTCAATATTCAAAACGGGCGATGACGCTGTAAATTTAGCTTCTTCGGTTTCTGATCTTTCTCCCCCAAGAAAAAGACGTAAAGAATCACCTCTTTTGATTGATCGTGCAAAGACTGGTTTAGTGTCTGGTGTGgatatcaaagaagaaattgatAGAAAGAAAAAGGAAGATTTGCTAAG ATTCAAAGAAATGGATCCTTCTGTAAGCGGCCGAAATGCTGAAGCTGTATACCGAAACAAATCTACGG GCGAACGCATGTCAAAGGAGGAGTTTTTAAAATCTCAGAAGGATAAAATGAAGAAAGAAGAGAAGCCTAAG TTCCGGGGCATTAGTTACTCGTGGATAATCAAGAATTCTGCACCAGTGCTGTTGCTTAATTCATTTCTACTTAATTCATTCATTCCCCTTCCTGTTTTCTGA
- the LOC142532155 gene encoding acyl-CoA-binding protein: protein MSLKEEFEEHAKLAKTLPDTTTNENLLILYGLYKQATVGNVNTSRPGIFNQRDRAKWDAWKANEGKSCDEAMSDYITKVKQLKEEAAAAC from the exons ATGAGTTTGAAG GAGGAATTTGAGGAGCATGCTAAGTTAGCAAAGACGTTACCCGATACTACCACCAACGAAAACTTGCTTATCCTCTATGGGCTTTACAAGCAAGCTACAGTCGGAAATGTCAACACAA GCCGTCCTGGTATTTTTAACCAGAGGGATAGGGCGAAGTGGGATGCATGGAAAGCCAACGAAG GAAAATCCTGTGATGAAGCCATGAGTGATTACATCACTAAGGTGAAGCAACTGAAGGAAGAAGCAGCAGCTGCATGCTGA
- the LOC142532774 gene encoding uncharacterized protein LOC142532774 isoform X1 → MVDMSSKSTSLKDYLKKYTSNDDAEKKKKKKIKKGKPVSEGVLIVDEDPTWQRPVKLNEEEDSTDEDKPQVDEDIEVKHMKRLEQLRSKRPFGAISEDGSGWVSVSQNSKNLEIENQNSDIYPPPKRRPRNDTPSPKPNREPVSVSDVDLSPPRQPRKHLHSASSPPRRAPRGSGYRDDSHASSATDLSPPRKVDNGKTDFMHISTSKSIFKTGDDAVNLASSVSDLSPPRKRRKESPLLIDRAKTGLVSGVDIKEEIDRKKKEDLLRFKEMDPSVSGRNAEAVYRNKSTGERMSKEEFLKSQKDKMKKEEKPKEIKLEWGKGLAQKREAEAKLEEFKSEMDKPFARSSHVQMRCGNMKS, encoded by the exons ATGGTTGATATGTCTTCAAAGTCGACGTCACTTAAAGACTACCTTAAGAAATACACAAGTAACGATGATgcagaaaagaaaaagaagaagaagataaaaAAGGGTAAACCTGTTTCTGAAGGTGTTCTTATTGTGGATGAAGATCCCACCTGGCAAAGGCCAGTGAAACTCAATGAAGAAGAAGATTCAACAG ATGAAGATAAGCCCCAGGTTGATGAAGATATTGAAGTTAAGCATATGAAACGACTAGAGCAACTTAGATCCAAGCGTCCTTTTGGGGCCATTTCTGAGGATGGAAGTGGTTGGGTGTCTGTATCTCAGAATTCGAAAAATTTGGAGATAGAAAACCAGAATTCTGATATTTATCCTCCTCCCAAAAGAAGGCCTCGAAATGACACTCCATCACCTAAACCTAATCGAGAGCCTGTCAGTGTGTCAGATGTCGATTTATCTCCACCTCGGCAGCCGCGCAAGCATTTACATAGTGCTTCTTCTCCTCCTCGTCGTGCTCCTCGTGGCTCTGGATATCGAGATGACTCCCATGCTTCTTCAGCGACAGATCTTTCGCCTCCAAGAAAGGTTGATAATGGCAAAACAGATTTCATGCATATCTCTACTAGTAAGTCAATATTCAAAACGGGCGATGACGCTGTAAATTTAGCTTCTTCGGTTTCTGATCTTTCTCCCCCAAGAAAAAGACGTAAAGAATCACCTCTTTTGATTGATCGTGCAAAGACTGGTTTAGTGTCTGGTGTGgatatcaaagaagaaattgatAGAAAGAAAAAGGAAGATTTGCTAAG ATTCAAAGAAATGGATCCTTCTGTAAGCGGCCGAAATGCTGAAGCTGTATACCGAAACAAATCTACGG GCGAACGCATGTCAAAGGAGGAGTTTTTAAAATCTCAGAAGGATAAAATGAAGAAAGAAGAGAAGCCTAAG GAAATAAAGCTGGAATGGGGTAAAGGATTGGCTCAAAAGCGGGAAGCTGAAGCTAAACTTGAGGAATTCAAATCAGAGATGGATAAACCATTTGCACGGAGCAG TCATGTTCAAATGAGATGTGGAAACATGAAGAGCTAA